Proteins from a genomic interval of Echeneis naucrates chromosome 21, fEcheNa1.1, whole genome shotgun sequence:
- the gjc4b gene encoding gap junction gamma-1 protein: MSWSFLTRLLDEISNHSTFVGKIWLTLLIVFRIVLTAVGGESIYYDEQSKFVCNTQQPGCENVCYDAFAPLSHIRFWVFQVIMITTPTIMYLGFAMHKIARMEDDDYRPRGRKRMPIVSRGTNRDYEEAEDNGEEDPMILEEIEPEKEKEVVEKPSKKHDGRRRIKRDGLMKVYVFQLLSRAIFEVSFLFGQYILYGLEVAPSYVCTRSPCPHTVDCFVSRPTEKTIFLLIMYAVSALCLLFTLLEIIHLGISGIRDCFCAPRSRTPTPRHPALASQRSSICRQPSAPPGYHTALKKDPSGKMGFRDNLGDSGRESFGDEASSRELERLRRHLKLAQQHLDMAYQNEENSPSRSSSPESNGTAVEQNRLNFAQEKQSGTCDKGLRA, encoded by the exons ATGAGCTGGAGCTTCCTCACACGACTTCTGGATGAGATTTCCAATCACTCCACCTTTGTGGGCAAAATCTGGCTCACCCTCCTCATTGTCTTCCGTATCGTGTTGACAGCAGTCGGGGGCGAATCAATCTACTACGATGAACAGAGTAAATTTGTGTGTAACACTCAGCAACCTGGTTGTGAAAATGTGTGCTATGATGCCTTTGCACCACTGTCTCACATTCGTTTTTGGGTCTTCCAAGTAATTATGATCACCACCCCCACTATCATGTATCTTGGCTTTGCTATGCACAAGATCGCCCGCATGGAGGATGATGACTATCGGCCCCGGGGCAGGAAGAGAATGCCTATAGTGAGTCGTGGCACCAACCGGGACTATGAGGAAGCGGAGGATAATGGGGAGGAGGACCCCATGATCCTAGAGGAGATtgagccagaaaaagaaaaagaagttgtGGAGAAGCCCAGCAAAAAGCATGATGGACGGCGTCGCATCAAGAGAGACGGCCTGATGAAGGtctatgtgtttcagctgctATCACGTGCCATCTTTGAGGTGTCATTCCTCTTTGGACAGTACATCCTTTATGGACTGGAAGTGGCACCATCGTATGTATGCACACGCTCGCCTTGCCCTCACACAGTGGATTGCTTTGTCTCGCGCCCTACAGAGAAAACGATCTTCCTGCTCATTATGTATGCTGTCAGCGCCTTGTGTCTGCTCTTCACTTTGCTGGAGATCATTCACCTCGGCATCAGCGGTATTCGTGACTGCTTCTGTGCACCTCGGTCTCGGACCCCCACCCCCCGTCACCCAGCACTGGCCAGCCAGAGGTCTTCCATCTGCCGCCAGCCATCTGCGCCTCCGGGCTACCACACAGCTCTGAAGAAGGACCCATCAGGAAAAATGGGCTTCAGGGATAACCTGGGAGACTCAGGCCGCGAGTCGTTTGGGGATGAAGCTTCATCGCGGGAGCTGGAGAGGCTGCGCAGACACCTGAAACTGGCCCAGCAGCATTTGGACATGGCTTACCAGAATGAGGAGAACAGCCCATCACGCAGCAGCAGCCCGGAGTCCAATGGCACAGCAGTTGAACAGAACAGACTAAACTTTGCCCAGGAGAAGCAAAGCGGTACATGTGACAAAG GTCTCCGTGCGTAG
- the LOC115062230 gene encoding lactase-phlorizin hydrolase: MNGKEDFMLLAEPLKNKGNVYDAFGCSEPIPPGSRQHFEYLKSRGVTHFKVLLSWDQLLPTGLPSQPQQAVVTCYRSLLRQLQRVGLQPLVILHGSTVPDALRSRYGGWESHELLDMFQQYAEFVFQEFGALAHSWVTLRDLDSVLLELKSGDASLVKNVLRLNMNIYRLYHQWFPEKGRRISVGLKATDVALISEIKASTTMDFLSVHIEYNCASTSNFAEELRAVKMASGNLPILIYNTTLHDCSYSHYQLLGNFLQVLNNNDLNIIGCDMKDIFGELDMQDVRVSIPDQKGPVGSRNSYQSVWDEFETQTTIERDLFLKESFPADFQWATSSESFKVEGGWAEGGKGETIWDRFGHKGLAFANQTADLACDSFHKVDYDVYLLRGLNVNTYQFSISWARIFPSGHRNSQSEQGALYYDKLINALIESGVQPVVTLYHWDLPQALQDYGGWTNTSIVEAFKDYADFCFSRFGDRVKTWNTFSSPWVVSHAGYGTGEHPPGVKDYVVASYQVTHNIIKSHTEAWHVYNDKHRTKQGGKVGIALNSDWAEPRNVSRPEDMAAADRYLQFMLGWFAHPIFVDGDYPATLKTQVEEKRKECPHSEPARLPAFTPEEKKRILGAADFFGLNHYTSRLVNSSDGGCTPGPQGVGDFQAHVDPSWSSTASDWIYSAPWGLRRLLKYISTEYLKGTKVPIYITGNGMPTEHSGDPFNDTSRILYMESYMNEALKAMHLDGVNVQRFTVQSLMDGFEGPQGYSQQFGLHHVDFDLPDRPRTPKQSAYFYSQIIEKNGFASKKQMFNSPEGQNVRSNRFSPMSPSTVPSQASNVWKKFSNQNKFERKLYHYGSFPQGFSWGVSSSAYQIEGGWNADGKMPSIWDTFTHNSTSIPGNADGNVSCDSYHRVDEDLYMLRALRVKSYRFSLSWSRIFPDGRHTSLNQKGVDYYNRLLDGLVAYNITPMVTLYYWDLPQALQDLGGWENADTINIFNEFCDFCFSTFGDRVKFWMTFNQPQTIAWSGYGLGQFPPNVKNPGTAPYRVAHNLIKAHAKAYHTYDDKYRKSQGGLVSIALNADWVEPKDVNVPRELMAADRALQFQLGWFAHPIFKNGDYPDAMKWQVGNKSELQTLSESRLPSFNEEEKSFIRGTADVFCINHYTTKIVHHATLRLTPESYEYDRDLSETEEGDSPTTAIKNQRAVAWGLRRLLSWIKEEYGDPEIYITENGVATDTKTTYDDSARVFYYKTYVDEALKAHNLDGVNVKGYIATSLMDSFEWLNGYKVGFGFHHVDFTNPNLPRTPKYSAHFYYQVIKNNGFPMPEDEKMIYGHFCKDFIWSTATASYQIEGGWRADGKGLSIWDTFAHTPLRVFNDDNGDIACDSYNKIEEDVALLKQLKVTHYRFSISWPRVLPDGTTKQINEAGLNYYHRLVDALLAANIQPHITLYHWDLPQALQNTKGWENETIIDKFRDYADLIFSRLGHKVKFWITINEPYNIANVGHGYGAAAPGISFRPGTLPYIVGHNLLKAHAEAWHLYNDKYRAKQKGIISITINSDWSEPRNPHKQEDIDAARRVVEFYIGWFAHPIFNGDYSDMMKTIVRERSLAYGLPKSRLPEFSPEEIKRVKGTYDYFGFNHYTTVLAFPVDYGKLQHYDADRGAGTIADRTWLDSGSSWLKVSPFGFRRILNFIKEEYGNPPIIITENGISERGPIDLNDVHRSYYYEKYINQVLKAYLLDDVNILGYTAWSLMDNLEWATGFSERFGLFYVNRSDPKLSRVAKTSVAVYSNIISCNGFPDPSSGPHECLNPEPEGTSAPIIDDTVIFLGMKLSATEAEVGLNTTFALLIVAVLGVVCSSLLIVMARKKNKKISVNTVDMKMKF, encoded by the exons ATGAATGGAAAGGAGGATTTCATGCTTCTTGCAGAGCCCTTGAAAAACAAGGGCAACGTGTATGACGCTTTTGGCTGCAGTGAGCCCATCCCTCCTGGTTCCAGACAGCACTTTGAGTACCTCAAGAGCAGAGGGGTCACCCACTTCAAGGTGCTGCTTTCATGGGATCAACTTCTCCCTACAGGTCTCCCAAGTCAGCCGCAGCAGGCTGTGGTTACCTGTTACCGGAGCCTGCTGAGACAGCTCCAGAGGGTCGGCCTTCAGCCTCTGGTTATTCTTCACGGGTCCACAGTGCCAGATGCACTGCGATCAAGGTATGGAGGCTGGGAGAGCCATGAGCTGCTGGACATGTTTCAGCAGTACGCAGAGTTTGTCTTTCAGGAGTTTGGAGCACTGGCACACTCCTGGGTGACGCTGAGGGACTTGGACAGTGTTTTGCTTGAATTGAAGTCTGGAGATGCCAGCCTTGTGAAAAATGTCCTCCGACTCAACATGAACATTTACAGGCTTTACCATCAATGGTTTCCTGAAAAAG GGCGACGTATATCAGTTGGCCTGAAAGCTACAGATGTGGCTCTCATCTCTGAGATTAAAGCTTCAACAACA ATGGATTTCTTGTCAGTTCACATCGAATATAACTGTGCCTCCACATCAAACTTTGCAGAGGAGCTGAGGGCTGTAAAG ATGGCCAGTGGGAACCTGCCTATCCTGATATACAACACAACTCTTCATGATTGTTCCTACAGTCATTACCAGCTCCTAGGCAATTTCCTGCAAG TTCTGAACAACAATGACTTGAATATCATTGGATGTGACATGAAGGACATTTTTGGTGAACTGGACATGCAGGATGTGAGAGTCAG CATTCCAGACCAAAAAGGGCCAGTTGGGTCCAGAAACAGCTACCAGAGTGTGTGGGATGAGTTTGAGACCCAAACCACAATAGAGCGAGACCTTTTCCTCAAAGAATCCTTCCCTGCTGACTTCCAGTGGGCCACCTCCAGCGAGTCCTTTAAGGTTGAGGGTGGCTGGGCAGAAGGTGGGAAGGGAGAGACCATTTGGGACCGCTTTGGTCATAAAGGCCTGGCCTTTGCGAATCAGACAGCTGATCTAGCTTGTGACAGCTTCCACAAGGTGGATTATGACGTCTATCTCCTGAGAGGCCTTAATGTCAACACCTACCAGTTTTCCATCTCCTGGGCTCGTATTTTCCCCTCAGGCCACagaaacagccaatcagagcagggGGCTCTCTATTATGACAAGCTCATCAATGCACTCATTGAATCTGGGGTTCAACCTGTTGTCACTCTCTACCACTGGGATCTGCCTCAGGCACTTCAGGACTACGGCGGATGGACCAACACTTCCATTGTTGAAGCCTTCAAGGACTATGCAGATTTCTGCTTCTCCAGGTTTGGAGACAGGGTCAAGACCTGGAACACATTCAGTAGCCCTTGGGTGGTGAGCCATGCTGGCTATGGCACCGGAGAGCATCCCCCTGGAGTAAAAGACTATGTGGTTGCATCCTATCAG gtcaCTCACAATATAATCAAGTCTCATACTGAGGCCTGGCATGTCTACAATGATAAGCACCGCACGAAACAAGGAGGGAAAGTGGGCATCGCATTGAACTCTGACTGGGCAGAGCCCAGAAACGTTTCCAGGCCTGAAGACATGGCAGCTGCTGATCGCTACCTGCAGTTCATGCTGGGCTGGTTTGCACATCCCATTTTTGTAGATGGAGATTATCCTGCAACACTGAAGACTCaagtggaggagaagagaaaagagtgTCCCCACTCTGAGCCAGCAAGGCTGCCGGCTTTCACtcctgaagagaaaaagaggattCTGGGAGCGGCTGACTTTTTCGGGTTAAATCACTACACCTCCCGGTTGGTCAACAGCAGTGATGGAGGCTGCACCCCTGGTCCACAGGGGGTCGGTGACTTCCAGGCACATGTGGACCCATCGTGGTCCTCTACAGCCTCTGACTGGATATATTCAGCACCATGGGGTCTCCGaagacttttaaagtacatttcCACAGAATATTTGAAAGGCACCAAAGTGCCGATTTACATTACTGGGAATGGGATGCCGACTGAGCACAGTGGGGACCCTTTTAATGACACTAGCAGAATCCTCTACATGGAGAGTTACATGAATGAGGCCCTGAAAG cTATGCACTTGGATGGAGTAAATGTGCAGCGGTTTACTGTCCAGTCACTCATGGATGGTTTTGAAGGCCCACAAGGCTACAGTCAACAGTTTGGACTCCACCATGTAGACTTTGACCTGCCTGACAGACCCAGGACTCCAAAGCAGTCTGCATACTTTTACTCTCAAATAATTGAGAAAAATGGATTTGCTTCCAAAAAGCAGATGTTTAATTCACCAGAAGGACAAAATGTGAGGTCAAATAGATTTTCGCCAATGTCGCCTTCCACTGTTCCATCACAGGCTTCAAATGTCTGGAAGAAAttttcaaaccaaaacaagTTTGAGAGAAAACTCTACCACTATGGTTCCTTCCCACAAGGCTTCAGTTGGGGAGTTTCATCATCAGCTTACCAGATTGAAGGTGGTTGGAATGCAGATGGGAAGATGCCAAGCATCTGGGATACATTCACCCATAATTCTACCAGTATTCCTGGTAATGCCGATGGGAATGTGTCCTGTGACAGCTATCACAGAGTTGATGAAGACCTCTACATGCTGCGGGCTCTGAGGGTGAAGTCGTACAGattctctctgtcctggtccAGGATCTTTCCTGATGGTCGGCATACCTCGCTGAACCAGAAAGGTGTTGACTACTACAACAGACTCCTTGATGGCCTCGTGGCATACAACATTACCCCCATGGTGACCCTCTATTACTGGGACCTCCCTCAAGCTTTGCAGGACCTCGGTGGATGGGAAAACGCAGACACGATTAATATTTTCAATGAATTTTGTGACTTCTGCTTTTCCACTTTtggagacagagtgaaattttGGATGACCTTCAACCAGCCTCAAACAATTGCATGGTCAGGATATGGACTTGGACAGTTTCCACCAAATGTTAAAAATCCAGGAACTGCACCATACAGAGTTGCACACAATCTGATCAAAGCTCATGCCAAAGCGTATCACACATATGATGATAAGTATCGCAAATCTCAAGGTGGTCTAGTATCCATTGCCCTAAATGCTGATTGGGTTGAACCTAAAGATGTTAACGTTCCCAGAGAATTGATGGCTGCTGACCGTGCTCTGCAGTTCCAACTAGGCTGGTTTGCACACCCCATTTTCAAGAATGGCGACTATCCTGATGCAATGAAGTGGCAAGTTGGAAACAAAAGTGAACTCCAAACTCTCTCAGAGTCAAGATTACCTTCCTtcaatgaagaagaaaagagcttTATCAGGGGAACGGCGGACGTGTTCTGTATAAATCACTACACCACAAAGATTGTACACCACGCTACTTTGAGGCTCACACCCGAGTCTTATGAATATGACAGAGATCTGTCAGAAACAGAGGAAGGTGATTCACCAACTACTGCCATCAAAAACCAGAGAGCTGTAGCATGGGGCTTGAGAAGACTCCTCAGCTGGATCAAAGAGGAGTACGGAGATCCAGAAATTTATATTACTGAGAATGGAGTAGCTACAGATACTAAGACAACTTATGATGACTCGGCTAGAGTGTTCTATTACAAGACCTACGTTGATGAGGCTCTCAAAG CTCATAATCTGGATGGTGTGAATGTGAAAGGATACATAGCAACATCTCTCATGGATTCCTTTGAGTGGCTTAATGGGTATAAAGTTGGATTTGGTTTTCACCATGTGGACTTCACCAACCCAAACCTGCCAAGAACACCGAAGTACTCGGCTCATTTCTACTACCAAGTCATAAAGAACAATGGTTTTCCTATGCCAGAGGATGAGAAGATGATTTATGGTCATTTCTGCAAAGATTTCATTTGGAGTACAGCTACAGCATCGTACCAG ATTGAAGGCGGATGGAGGGCAGATGGAAAAGGGCTCAGCATCTGGGACACATTTGCTCACACGCCTCTCCGAGTATTCAATGATGATAATGGCGACATAGCCTGTGACAGCTACAATAAAATAGAGGAGGATGTTGCTTTATTGAAGCAACTTAAAGTGACCCATTATCGTTTCTCCATATCCTGGCCAAGGGTACTTCCGGATGGCACCACCAAGCAGATCAATGAGGCTGGACTGAACTACTACCACAGACTGGTGGATGCACTGCTTGCTGCAAACATCCAACCGCAT ATCACTCTTTATCACTGGGACCTTCCACAAGCGCTGCAAAATACTAAGGGCTGGGAGAATGAAACGATTATTGACAAATTTCGGGATTATGCTGACCTCATCTTTAGCCGTCTTGGCCACAAAGTGAAATTTTGGATCACCATTAATGAGCCATACAATATAGCCAATGTAGGCCATGGCTATGGAGCAGCTGCCCCAG GGATCAGTTTCCGACCTGGCACTCTGCCGTACATTGTGGGCCATAATCTGCTGAAAGCTCATGCTGAGGCCTGGCACCTATACAATGACAAATATCGGGCCAAACAAAAAGGAATCATCTCCATCACCATCAACTCTGACTGGTCAGAACCCAGAAATCCCCACAAGCAGGAGGACATTGATGCTGCTAGGCGGGTAGTGGag TTCTATATTGGCTGGTTTGCCCATCCAATATTTAATGGAGACTACAGTGACATGATGAAGACAATCGTTCGAGAGCGGAGCTTGGCTTACGGTCTGCCAAAATCTCG gCTGCCTGAGTTTTCCCCTGAAGAGATTAAGAGAGTTAAAGGTACCTATGATTACTTTGGCTTCAACCATTACACCACTGTCCTGGCATTCCCTGTGGATTATGGAAAACTTCAACACTATGATGCTGACAG GGGTGCGGGGACAATTGCTGATCGTACCTGGCTGGATTCAGGCTCATCCTGGCTGAAGGTCTCACCATTTGGATTCCGGAGAATTTTGAACTTCATCAAGGAGGAGTATGGAAATCCACCAATAATTATCACCGAGAACGGCATCTCAGAGCGAGGGCCTATTGACTTAAATGATGTTCACAGGAGCTATTACTATGAAAAGTACATCAACCAGGTGCTCAAAG CTTACTTGCTAGATGACGTGAATATCTTGGGTTACACAGCTTGGTCGCTGATGGACAATCTAGAATGGGCCACTGGCTTTTCAGAGAGATTTGGCCTTTTCTACGTCAATCGATCAGACCCCAAACTTTCTCGAGTGGCCAAGACCTCTGTTGCCGTCTACTCCAACATCATCAGCTGCAACGGATTCCCTGACCCCTCCTCAGGGCCCCATGAGTGTCTGAACCCTGAACCTGAag GAACGAGCGCACCGATCATTGATGACACTGTGATATTCCTGGGGATGAAACTCTCTGCCACTGAAGCTGAGGTCGGGCTGAACACCACATTTGCTCTGCTGATTGTTGCAGTACTTGGAGTTGTTTGTTCATCCCTTCTTATTGTtatggcaagaaaaaaaaataagaaaattagCGTCAACACTGTCGACATGAAGATGAAATTTTGA